From Thermococcus barophilus MP:
AGATAAACGAGGCAATTGATGAAATTCCAGACAATTCAATAATAGCTGTTTCAGGATTTAACTTACTTGTTGCCCCGGAGTATCTGCTTCTTAAACTGTTTGAGCACTACAAAGAGACAGGACACCCGAAGAATATTTTCCTGGAAGTCAATCCAATTCCAACAGCCCCAAACGGTGTTCTCGATAGTATAATGAAAGAAATTTACAATGATCCAGATCAAGATTTCCTCTCGGGAATCCTTGTTACATATCCAGGCTGGTCTCCCTATCTGCAAAAGCTGATTCAAGAAAATAAAATTGAAGGATACACATGGCCTATCGGAACGGCTTCGTGGTTTTTCAGAGAAATTGCGAGAGGTTTTCCAGGAGTTATAACCAAAGTTGGGATAGGGACGTTCCTTGATGGAAGGCAGGATGCAGGATATTTAAATGACCTCGCAAAAGAAAAGAAGAGATGTAAAGTTCAGCCGATCGAAATTAACGGAGATGAATATCTCCTATACACCGCTCCGAAGCCAAATGTTGCATTCATAAGGGGAACAACGAGCGATGAGATTGGGAACATAACAACAGAGAGAGAAGGAGCATTTACAGACATTTTAAATATGGCCCAGGCTGCTAAATCTCTGCCAAATTCAGGGATTGTGATTGCCCAAGTTGAAAGGATTGCAAGATTCGGCTCTCTTCACCCTCAAGATGTGAAAGTTCCGGCACCTCTAGTGGATTATGTAGTCATTGCTCCAAAGGAATACCACAAGCAGAGTGCAAACATTCAGTATGACCCAAGAATTTCCGGTGAGATTATTCCTCCAGCTAAGCCAAGAGTCCCAGAGATTCCACTAAATATTCGAAAAGTCATTGCAAGAAGAATTCTGCTTGAGATGGTTGGGATCATCAAAAAGCTCGGCAGACCAATCTTAGTCAACTTAGGAATCGGCGTCCCATCAGAGGTAGCGGCAATTGCAACCGAGGAAGGCATCCAAGATTACCTCTTCACCACAGTTGAATCAGGACCCTTTGGGGGTGTCGCATTAGGCGGACCAGATTTTGGAGCCTCAATAGGACCATTTGCTATAATTTCAATGGCAGATCAGTTTGCCAATTATGAAGGTGGTGTTATTGATGCTGCGAGCTTAGGATTC
This genomic window contains:
- a CDS encoding acyl CoA:acetate/3-ketoacid CoA transferase, with the protein product MGRIVEINEAIDEIPDNSIIAVSGFNLLVAPEYLLLKLFEHYKETGHPKNIFLEVNPIPTAPNGVLDSIMKEIYNDPDQDFLSGILVTYPGWSPYLQKLIQENKIEGYTWPIGTASWFFREIARGFPGVITKVGIGTFLDGRQDAGYLNDLAKEKKRCKVQPIEINGDEYLLYTAPKPNVAFIRGTTSDEIGNITTEREGAFTDILNMAQAAKSLPNSGIVIAQVERIARFGSLHPQDVKVPAPLVDYVVIAPKEYHKQSANIQYDPRISGEIIPPAKPRVPEIPLNIRKVIARRILLEMVGIIKKLGRPILVNLGIGVPSEVAAIATEEGIQDYLFTTVESGPFGGVALGGPDFGASIGPFAIISMADQFANYEGGVIDAASLGFMQVDRHGNVNPSILPGRLPGPGGFPVISFGSPRIIFAGGFTAGKRDIRVENGQLKIIKDGSIIKFVNRVYKIVYNGKVGLERGQEVIYVTERAVFKLTKKGLVLEEVAPSVDVEKDILAKMEFEPKISPVIKEMEKRLFLAGKMRLEEEIKEALR